In a genomic window of Mucilaginibacter sp. KACC 22063:
- a CDS encoding glycoside hydrolase family 43 protein, translated as MLRKSAFIIFICALFYLNAHSQTAQPAPVWGDWKNWGDQGNGTYRNPVLPGDYSDVDCIRVGAHYYAVSSTFQYSPGFVVLQSKDMVNWVILGHVVNDISVISPAMSYKQMDRYGKGIWAGAIRYHDHRFWIYFCDPDEGYFMSTAEKPEGPWTPLHRVWAEKGWDDCCPFWDDDGQGYLIGTHFADSYKIHIFKMTADGKSLVKESDRVIYQSNGSEANKLYKINGYYYHLFSEVRNNVRVLMMERSENISGPYEEPRQLSEGQPQYNEPNQGGLVQTASGRWYFLTHHGSGDWSGRILSLLPVTWIDGWPVIGKPNTAGIGEMVWSAAKPVANTPKVVPQSSDEFTSLTLQPQWEWNYQPRKNKWSLTARKGWLRLYAFKPLKDDLLHAGNTLTQRSYRTVKNEATIKIDISGMADGQKAGLSHFGNPNYSTCGIECEGSIKRLVYTAKGQSIEGAVIKTKYLWLRSVWGLDGLSTYTYSTDGKIFKPIGEPYQLQWGSYRGDRLAIYNYNPKTDSGYLDVDYLHYKY; from the coding sequence ATGCTCCGAAAATCTGCGTTCATCATATTCATATGTGCTTTATTCTATTTAAATGCACATAGTCAAACTGCTCAGCCTGCGCCAGTATGGGGTGATTGGAAAAACTGGGGTGATCAGGGCAATGGCACTTACCGCAATCCGGTTTTGCCTGGAGATTACAGCGATGTTGACTGTATAAGGGTGGGTGCTCATTATTATGCAGTTTCATCCACCTTTCAGTATTCGCCGGGCTTTGTTGTCCTCCAATCTAAAGACATGGTGAACTGGGTGATTTTGGGCCACGTTGTAAATGATATTTCTGTTATATCTCCGGCCATGAGTTATAAGCAAATGGATCGTTATGGCAAGGGTATATGGGCAGGCGCTATTCGCTACCATGACCATCGTTTTTGGATCTATTTCTGTGATCCTGATGAAGGTTATTTTATGAGTACCGCTGAAAAGCCCGAAGGCCCCTGGACACCATTGCACCGGGTATGGGCAGAAAAAGGATGGGACGATTGCTGCCCTTTCTGGGATGATGATGGGCAAGGGTACCTGATAGGGACGCATTTTGCCGATAGCTATAAAATTCACATATTCAAAATGACGGCAGATGGTAAATCTTTAGTCAAAGAATCTGACAGGGTTATTTATCAATCAAATGGTAGTGAAGCTAATAAGTTATATAAGATCAATGGCTATTATTATCATCTTTTCAGTGAAGTACGAAACAATGTGCGCGTGCTAATGATGGAGCGTTCAGAAAATATCTCGGGGCCGTATGAAGAGCCAAGGCAATTGAGCGAAGGGCAGCCGCAATACAATGAGCCGAATCAGGGTGGCTTGGTTCAAACCGCTTCGGGCAGATGGTATTTCCTAACTCATCACGGGTCAGGAGATTGGTCTGGCCGGATACTGAGTTTGCTGCCCGTAACCTGGATAGATGGATGGCCAGTGATAGGTAAACCAAATACGGCTGGTATCGGTGAAATGGTTTGGTCTGCTGCAAAACCTGTTGCCAATACGCCAAAGGTAGTACCGCAAAGCAGTGACGAATTTACAAGCCTAACACTTCAGCCTCAATGGGAGTGGAATTATCAACCGCGAAAAAATAAATGGTCATTAACAGCACGCAAAGGCTGGTTGCGTCTTTACGCGTTTAAGCCTTTAAAGGATGACCTGCTTCATGCCGGAAACACTTTAACACAACGATCATACCGTACGGTGAAAAATGAGGCCACTATAAAAATCGATATAAGTGGAATGGCCGATGGCCAGAAAGCCGGATTATCTCACTTTGGTAACCCTAATTATTCAACCTGTGGCATAGAATGCGAGGGCAGTATCAAAAGATTGGTTTATACAGCTAAAGGGCAATCTATAGAAGGCGCTGTAATAAAGACGAAGTATTTATGGCTGCGGTCTGTTTGGGGATTAGATGGACTAAGTACTTACACTTACAGCACAGATGGCAAAATATTTAAGCCCATAGGAGAGCCTTACCAATTACAATGGGGATCATACCGAGGCGACAGGCTGGCAATTTATAATTACAACCCAAAAACTGATAGTGGATATTTAGACGTCGACTACCTGCACTATAAATATTGA